The Mucilaginibacter rubeus genomic interval CATGTTTTTACTTTTATGAGAAAAGGTGCCGGGCAAACGATATTGGTGGCCATAAATCTGTCGGATAAAGAAACCGGGGCAAGCGTTGATGCCGGTGGGAACCCGGTTAGTATTATTGGCGATGTTAGACCGGTGCTGAAAGAGGGAAAACTGGCGGTTACTTTGCCTGCTTTTGGCGTTGCGGCCTGGGAGCTAAAATAAAATGGGGCTTCAAGCCCCATTTTATTTGTTTATTCATGTCATTGCGAGCGAAGCGTGGCAATCGCACGGAAGCGTAGCCGCCCTGTATGGCATGCGGTTGCTTCGTCGTTCCTCCTCGCAATGACATTATTGAAACGAGTGGTGGCCTACATCGAAGCCGATGCTTTCACGTTTTCCATGCCGTAATGTTTCAGGATATCCTCAGGAACACCTGTCCATTTGCCGGGTTGGTTACCTGCATAACCAATATCTTTTACGCCAATTTCGCTGGTGAAAAAGCCAGATGCGGTAAGGTCACGCATGCGGTTGAAGAAAGCTACGCCCTGGGCCATTTCTGGCTTAGCTTTAGCTGGGTAAGCGATCATATCAACCAATTGAATCTGCTGATCTTTGGTGCAGTCGGTAAATGGCTTGCCGAAGCGGTTAAGGCACTGCAAGTCCAGCCAGCGTAAGCCGCCGCGCATTGGTGTTTGATGATCCGGAATATCTTTTACGATAAACTCGATGAAATCGGGCACTTTAGCATCAGAGGCACTGCCCGATTTATCATCTTTAGGGATAATAATATCGGCAAGTACGGTGATGGTAGCCATTTCTGCGGCGGTAAAGAATTTATCGGCGTGCAGTTTTTTGTCACGCTCAACCTCAAACGGCTGGCGACCGGTTTCGTCACCCGCTGCAGCGGTGGTTGTTTCTTCAGCGCCTTTTTTGGTATCGGTTTTACAGGCCTCCAGTAATAATCCTGCCGAAAGTGTGGTAAAGCCTAATGCTTTAAGGGAATCACGTCTGTTCATGATATTTTATGGATGTGCTTGTTAAACGTTTAGTTTTTTTCTTTCCTGAATAATGTATTCTGCAGTACGCATTGATAACGCAAGGATTGTCCATGTAGCGTTTTTATCGCCCTGTTGAACAAAAGGAGCTGCATCAACTACAAACAGGTTTTTACAATCATGCGCCTGGCACCATTTGTTAAGGGCCGATTTTTTAGGATCGTTACCCATACGGATAGTACCAACTTCGTGGATGATCTTACCTGGGGCTTCCAAACCGTAATTGGTTTCCGGGCCTTGCGGCGGACCGTAAATGGCTCCACCCATATTATGCATAATCTCCTGGAAGGTTTCCTGCATGTGCTTGGCCTGTTTAATTTCTTCAGGAGCCCATTTATAATGGAAACGCAATACCGGGATACCGTATTTATCAACCACGTTAGGATCAATTTCGCAATAGTTATCATAACGGGCAATGGCAGTACCACGACCGGCCATGCCAAACTGGGTACCATAAAAACGACGATAATCGTCTTTCAATGATGCACCATAACCACCGCCATCTTTCATTTTACCATCGCGACCGGGCACTACACCGTTCATATTTTGGATACCGCCGCTGAAACCGTATGATGGCATGTGTAAACCACCGCCGTATTCAATATGGTAACCACGAGGGAAGTCCAGTTTTTTATTATCCAGCCACCATGGCGAGTAGATATGCACACTACCAACACCATCTTCGTTGTAACGTTTACGGTCTACCAGTTGCGGAAGGAAACCGCCCGCACTTGAACCGGTTGAGTCATGCAGGTAACGGCCAACAACACCGCTGCTGTTAGCTAAACCGCCCGGATGCTGAGCCGATTTTGAGTTAAGCAGGATCCTGGCAGATTCGCCCGCGCTTGCACCGAGGATAACCGTTTTGGCGTTAACCTGGTATTCCTGCAAATCTTCTTTATTAATGTATGATACACCAACAGCCAAACCTTCGGCATTGGTTATCACCTCGCGCACCATGGCATTGGTGATCACTTTTAAGTTACCGGTTTTAATAGCCGGGATAACAAGGCAAGAAGAAGCCGAGAAATCGCCATAAACCTTACAACTGCGACCGCACTGACCGCAGAAGAAACAGGCGCCACGATCTTTATTGCCCGGTAAAGCTTCTGTTAAAACCGAACCACGGCCCGGAATAATTTTAACACCTGCTTTTTGAGCACCCTGTACAATGTACAGCTCATTAAGTCTTGGTTTTGGCGGAGGTAAGAAGATACCATCCGGCTCGTTTTCCAAACCTTCTTTGGTACCGTAAACACCAATCATGCGGTCAACCTTATCATAATAAGGTTTTACATCGTCATAGGTGATTGGCCAATCGTCGGTAAGGCCATCTTTGGCCTGAAAATCGCGCGGGCCCATCCTTAATGAGATACGGCCCCAGTGATTGGTACGACCGCCCAGCATACGCGAGCGGAACCAGAAAAACTCGGTTTTATCTTTAGTGGTGTAAGGCTCACCATCAATTTGCCAGCCGCCAAAGGCCGCGTCAAAATCGCCAAACGGACGGGTTGTTCCCGCGCCGCGGCGTGGTGATTCCCATGGCCATTTTAATTGTTGTGAATCTTTAGCAGGGTCAAAGTAGGCACCGGCCTCAAGCATTAAAACTTTTATACCGGCATTGGCCAAAACGTAACCGGCCATACCCCCACCGGCACCCGAACCAACAATCACCACGTCATAGGTGGCTGATGATTTTTTAATTTGCAGATCGCTCATATTATATCAAAGTATCCTTCTATTCTTATATGGAGAGGAAATTACACATGCCTGGGCATGTTAAACACAATTTAAGTTAAGGTATAAATATATGAACAGGGCGCTATAAACGTGCCCTGTTCATGAAAAATATTAAAGCTCTTTAAGTTTAATGTTACGGTAGCTAACCAGGTGACCATGATCCTGTAAAGCGATGTGGCCTTTAGGATATTGAGCAAAACCTTTCCAGTTTTTGAATTTGCTGTCAGCCAATACTTTGTTCCATTCGTCGCTGCCAATTTTTACATCAACAATCTGGGTGCCGTTAAGCCAAAAAGTAATCTGGCCATCTTTTTTGCGCAGCTTTACTTTGTTCCATTCGCCGGCAGGTTTGCATACATCTTTTGATGGGGCAATCATATCGTATAATGAGCCTGCAAGGTGGTTTGCTTTTTTGTTGTCTTCGGCCTCTTTGTTATCCAATACCTGCATTTCCATACCGGTTAGGTAGGTTGCGCCAAATTGAGGGTCTTCATGCACGCCGAAAATGATACCGCTGTTACCTTCTTTGCTGATGTTCCACTCTAAGGTAAGTTCGTAGTTTTCGTATTCGCCGTCGGTAACCAGGTCGCCATGGCCTTCTGCTGCTTTAGGATCGAGTTGTAAAGCACCGTCAACAACTTTCCAGCCTACTACCTCTTTTTTTAAGTAGGTGTGCCAGCCCTTGGTGGTTTTCCCGTCGAAAAGTTTGGTCTGCGCCGATACCGACAGGCAAAAGGCTGGGATGGCCATAAGGCCAAGCATGATCTTTTTCATAAGTTATAATTGTTTTTTATAGTATCGGAACCGCCATGTAAATAGCTTTGGTTGGTTGAAGCGGCTCCTGTTGGTTTCATAGTATTTGCTCTGTACAAGGTATGTGACTTAAAAAGTTTAAAACTGTTTAAGAACTATATTTTGATAAAACGTTTTAATTACAAATTAAGCGAACATTTTTTAGGTTGCGATAAATATATTGGCTTTTTTTTAATGCTAAAACGATTATCGCAAAAATAAAGTATAAGCCGGCGAAAACAGAGGTAAAAGCTTGGTTACAATTTCCGTTTAGTCATATAAACCGCCAACAAACGTGTATAATTTCCGGCTAATGTCATAAGAAACAAACTGCAGATACATTTACTTAGGCCTGACATATTCCTGATTGTACAAAAACTTATAATAAGTAATATTGCGCCGTTATTCTTAACCGTATGTTAACACATAGGGTTAACCATAAGCAGCTATAACCCAGGCATTATCGGTAAAACAATACTTACTACATTGATCAATTTTTATTTTATAAAACCGGATTTTAAGAAGTCCGCTTTAACACTCCGTTCTAATTTCACGTTTGCGTTAAAAGCAATTTGTGCGCTGCTCATTTTTATCGCAATTGATAACTCAAAGGCCGTTGCCGGCATTAACACCCCTGCCCCGGCAGACTCATTGGCCGATAGCACGCTGATGAAAAAGCGCTTGATTAACCAGGCTTTCGATCATATTTATGAGCAAAACCTGCGTGTATCCGAAGGTGGCAACGATTACTTTAACAAAATAAAAACACAGCTCACTGCCGATCTGGCACCGAACTTCGTTTTATTCAGTACGCCAAAATCACGTTTCTTCTTTGTGTTTACGGCAAGGGTGAAGATCCGTTTGCTGGCCTCGCAAGGTGCACCGGTAAAATCGCCAAGCTTTATGCCGGGCGCTACCCTGTATTTCAGGGTGAACGAGGATACCTACAATCCAAAATTCTTCTCATTCGGATACTCGCACCACTCTAACGGGGTACGCGGCCCGTCGCTTAACCCTGATGGCAGCTTTAATCGCGATAGCGGAAAGTTCACCACCAACTTTTATACTTTAACTTATTACAGTGGTAAGCGCTTCGATAAAAAAGACCTGATCATTAACCGTTATGATAACCTGGGCTTAGAGGTTCACGCCGGTTTGTTTAACCTGGGCTTGTCTGAAGGATTGAAAGATCATTACGGCTTTATCCGCATTAACGGCAGCCGTATGTACAACTTTGCCAAGGCCTATGAAGATCCGACAGATAAAAGCAAAAAGATCTATCAAAACTGGCAGCGGATCCGGTTCGACTTTACATATATTGCCGATAAGTATGATAACTACTCGAGTTTTGATTTCAAGAAACGTTTAAACGTGAGCCTGAAATATTACTACCAGTTTCCGTTTATGCCCGATGCTGCCCTTATGATTGGCGGCGGCTATCGTGGTCAGGATGATTATAACCAGTTTTTTGAAGATAGCTATGGTTATGTTACCATTGGCTTTGCAAGTAGCTTGACTTTTAACGCGCATAAGCGGTAGTATTATCGCTCATCATTGAATAGGATTACAAAAAAAGAGGGTTCGTTTTCGAACCCTCTTTTTTTGTTTTAAATCGTCGCCGCTGCTCGGTTCCAGCTTACAAGTGTTGGAAAGAGTAAAGTTATCTGGAAAAACAAATCACAACCATGTCGTTGCGAGCGCAGCGTGGCAATCTCGTAGCCAATGCATGGCCGATCTGCATAGCTACGAGATTGCTTCGTCGTCCCTCCTCGCAATGACATAACTTTTTAATTGCTGCCGCAAGCCTGTGGCTTGTGGCCCGCAGGTCAGGTAACACATTACGCAACCCCGCTCATCCCAACACGCATAACCCGCTTTTTTGTACATTTGCGGCATGGCATCCATTAAACCATCTGTACCCAAAGGCACCCGCGATTTTTCACCGGCCGAAATGGTGAAACGCAACTATATTTTTGATACTATTAAATCTGTTTTTCGCAAATACGGCTATCAGCAGATAGAAACACCGACCATGGAAAATTCATCAACCTTAATGGGGAAATATGGTGAAGAGGGTGATAAACTGATATTTAAAGTGCTTAACAGTGGTGATTATCTTGCCAAAGTTGATGAGCAAAAACTTATTGAGCGTAACTCAAATTCTGTTGCGGTTGCTATTTCTGAAAAAGCCCTGCGCTACGACCTTACCGTGCCCTTCGCACGTTATGTAGTGCAGCACCAAAATGAGATCACCTTTCCGTTTAAACGTTTCCAGGTGCAGCCGGTTTGGCGTGCCGACAGGCCTCAGCGCGGCCGTTACCGCGAGTTTTATCAGTGCGATGCGGATGTGGTTGGTTCCGATTCATTATTGAACGAGGCGGAGTTTATTATGATCTATGACGAGGCTTTAACCAATCTTGGCCTTAAAGATTTTAGCATTAAGATTAATAATAGAAAAATACTATCCGGAATTGCGCAGGTTATAGACAAAGCTGATAATATTATTGATTTGACCGTAGCTATTGACAAGCTGGACAAGATAGGCCTTGATGGTGTGATTAAGGAGCTGCTTGAAAAAGGCTTTACGGATGCGGATGTCGATAAATTGAAACCTGTAATCCTACTTGAAGGTAATAATACTGAAAAGCTGGCAAGTCTTAGGGAGGCATTAGCTCAATCAGAGATCGGCTTAAAAGGCTGTGACGAAATAGAAACTGTTTTTGGCTATATAGAGCGTTGCCCGCTGCAAACTGCCAAGCTTGAATTAGATATTACGCTTGCCCGTGGTTTGAACTATTATACCGGCGCTATCTTTGAGGTGAAAACTAACGAAGTGAATATGGGCAGCATCGGCGGTGGCGGTCGTTATGATGATCTTACAGGTATGTTTGGTTTAAAAGGACTTACAGGTGCGGGAATTTCCTTTGGTGCCGACAGGATTTATGATGTACTGGAGGAGCTTAACCTGTTCCCTGCGGGCAGCAACCAAATTACCCGGGTGCTTATATGTAATTTCGATGAAGAAGGTGAACTTTATAGTCTGCCTCTATTACAGGCGCTTCGCCGCAATAATATCAACACCGAGCTTTATCCGGCGGGCGCGAAAATCAAAAAGCAAATGGAATATGCCAACAACAAAAACATCCCTTATGTGGTAGTTGTCGGCGGCGATGAAATGCAAACCGGCTTATTGACATTCAAAGATATGACCAGCGGTGTACAGGAAAAATTAACCGCGGATGAGATTGTGGCGAAACTGAACCGGGATTTGGGGGGATTAGAGGATTAACCGGGATTTTCCTTGACTCGATTTCTCCATCACGTCATTGCGAGGCACGAAGCAATCCCTAACTGTACAGCGTGACTTGCATAGCTGCTCTGCAAATCGGGGATTGCTTCGTGCCTCGCAATGACGGTTTGAAATGGTAAAAAAACAAAAGAGGTTTCATTAACGAAACCTCTTTTTGTTTTAAGAGCTTATTCCTCCCCTTTAGGGGCCGGGGGGCTAACCTTTCACGCGCTCAACGTAAGCGCCGGTAGCAGTATCTACCTTAACCTTATCGCCAATATTGATGAACAATGGTACACGGATCTCCGCGCCGGTTTCAACTGTAGCGTTTTTCATGGCACCGCTTGAAGTATCGCCTTTAACGGCTGGTTCTGTATAAGTAATTTCCAATTCCGCAGAACCTGGGATTGAACCCATGATAGGCTCTTCGCTTTCAAAGGCAACAATTACGTTCATTCCTTCTTTTAAAAATTTAACTGCCGGGCCAAATAATGCTTTTGGCACGTTATGCTGATCGTAGGTAACGTTGTCCATTACTACTAATGAATCACCTTCGTCATATAAATACTGATAATCGTTGGTTTCAACGCGGGCTATGTCAACCTCTTCATCTGTACGGAAACGGTATTCAACCAATTTACCTGATTTAACGTTGCGCATACGGGCCTGATAAAACGCGCGTAAGTTGCCCGGGGTACGGTGTAAAAACTCTTCTACCTGAACTAATTCGCCATTGAAGCGAAGTACATTTCCATTTTTAACATCTGATGCCTTAGCCATAAAATAATATTGAGGCGCAAACTTAGGAATTTGATTTGAGATTTGAGATGTTAGATTTGAGATTTTCTGGCTATAGCCGTTGTTTAAAGAACTATGTATAAAACAGATATGCGATTTATTTGGTCTCAAATCTCATATCTAACATCTCAAATCTAAACCTTATAATCCACAATACTCAGCCGGTGATTACAGAAGCCGTACTCATGTTCCTGGTTGGAGCATACTATAGTGAGGCGACCGGCGGCAAATTGCTGGACAAGACCCAAGTACCAGTCGACACCCTGGGTATCCAGGTTGGAGGTTGGCTCATCAAGCATGAGCATGGGGGTATCGGCACAAAAAGCAAGGGCAAGCTTAAGGCGCTGTTTCATACCCGACGAAAAGTATTTAATAAGTTTATTGGTGCTTTTAGGCAAATTAAGCAGTTCGATCAGTTGGGCTTTATCCATCCCCTGTTTAAAGCTTTTAAACCTGAAATGGAAGTCGACCATCTCACTCATGGTAAACTCCTCTATAAGCTCCAGATAAGGGGCAGCAAGGCTTAAATGAGTAAATACAGTGTCTATCTCAACCGCTTTACCATCATTGGCGAAATCAATCTTCCCAACAGAAGGCGAAAGGCTGCCGTTTAGAACCTGTAATAAAGTTGATTTCCCGGAGCCATTGGGCCCAAGGATGGCATAAGACTCGCCGGAGGTAAAAGTATAATCCACCCCTTTGAAAATCCAGTCGCGGTTAAAGCGGCGGCCGATGTTTTGGAGGGTGATGATCATAGGGAGCTTATGGTTGATGGTTCATAGTTCATAGCCGAAGAACCTGTTTATAGCTTATGGTTGAATGCTGTTTTGGAATTATAGTTCATGGTCATATACAAAGCGGACAAGCATCCGGCTATGAACCATGAACTATAACCCATCAACCATTTAAGTATTCCCAAAACCTTTCATGATACCGCGTTGCGAGTTTTGCAGGAAGTTGATGATCTCATCGCGTTCCACGCTTGGGGTAAACTCCGCCTCGATGATATCAAGCGCTTTGGTTACGTTATATTTTTTAAGGAATATGATCCGGTAGATCTCCTGGATCTCAGCTATTGTAGCCGCCGAAAAGCCCCTGCGGCGTAGACCTACAGAATTGATACCTACATAAGATAATGGCTCGCGACCGGCCTTGGTATACGGAGGCACATCTTTACGTACCAGAGAGCCTCCCGAGATCATGCTGTGTGCTCCAATCTCAACAAACTGGTGTACTGCAGATGAACCACCGATAAACGCATAATCATAAACTGTAATATGACCGGCCAGCTGCACCGCGTTGGCAACAATAACGTTATCGCCAATAACACAATCGTGTGCTACGTGCACATAAGCCATCAGTAAGCAATTGCTGCCAATTGTGGTAGTGTTTTTATCAAGCGCGGTACCGCGGTTAAGAGTAACACACTCGCGGATGGTGGTATTATCGCCTATGGTTACGGTGCTTTGCTCGCCTTTGTATTTTAAATCCTGTGGCGGTGCAGATACTACCGCGCCGGGGAAAATACGGCAGTTTTTACCTATCCGGGCACCGTCCATAATTACGGAGTTGGAGCCGATCCAGGTACCTTCGCCAATTTCAACATCCTTGTGGATGGTAACGAAGGGTTCAATTACCACATTGTCGGCAATTTTAGCCTGTGGGTGGATATATGCTAATGGCTGGATCATGCTTCTGTTTCTTTTACTTTAACAATTTGAGCCATCAGTTCGGCTTCAACAACAACACGGTCGCCTACCATACCAACGCCTTTCATGGTAGCTATACCACGGCGGATTGGGGCTGTAAGATCACATATGTAAATAATGGTATCGCCGGGTACAACCTTGCTTTTAAAGCGCGCGTTCTCAATTTTCAGGAACAGGGTAAGGTAATTTTGCGGATCGGGAACGGTATTTAATACCAGGATGCCGCCAGTTTGAACCATGCCTTCAATTTGCAATACACCCGGGAAAATTGGTGCACCTGGAAAGTGCCCTTTGAAAAATTCTTCGTTAATGGTTACGTTTTTACAGCCAACAACATGGTTTTTGGTAAGCTCCAGAATCTTGTCGATCATCAGGAACGGTTGGCGGTGAGGCAGCATCCCCATAATATCAACGGTATCAAAAAGAGGTTTGGCATTCAGATCATAAGTTTTAACCTGCTTGCGGCTTTTTTCTTTCTTGATTAAAGCTTTGATTTTTTTAGCGAAGGCTACGTTAGCCGCGTGGCCCGGCCTTGCAGCCATGATATGGCCTTTAAGCGGAACACCAACTAAGGCCAAATCGCCAATCATATCCAGTAGCTTGTGGCGTGCCGGCTCATTTTGATGGCGAAGTTCAATGTTATTTAAAATACCCTGCGGGGCAACGCTGATATCCTTACGGTTAAACAGCTTGGCCAGGTGATTAAGTTCTTCTTCATCAACATCCTTATCAACAACCACGATGGCGTTATTCAAATCACCGCCTTTGATCAGGTCGTGCTTTAGCAACATTTCCAACTCATGCAAAAAGCAGAAGGTACGGCATGAGGCAATTTCTTTTTTGAACTCGCTGATGGTTGAGATGCTGGCATGCTGGCTACCCAACACCTGCGAGTTATAATCAACCATACAGGTAAAGCGGTAATCATCTAATGGCATAGCCACCATTTCCACTTTACGGTCGGTTTCAGAGTAGTGAATGTTATATGGGATGTGGTAATATTCACGATCGGCATCCTGTTCAACAAGGCCTGTTTCGGTAATTACGTCAACAAACTGAATCGAGCTGCCATCCATGATCGGTGTTTCGGGGCCATCGAGGTCAATCAGTACGTTATCAACTTCAAGGCCAACCAAAGCGGCAAGTACGTGTTCAACTGTATTTACAGTAGCACCGTTTTGGCTGATAGAGGTTCCGCGGGATGTATCGCTTACGTTATCAACATCGGCATCAATAATTGGAGCACCGGGGATATCAACCCTCCTGAATTTATAACCGTGGTTTTCAGGGGCAGGATTAAAGGTCATTGTAACGCTTTGTCCGGTGTGCAAGCCTGTTCCTGATACCGAAACCGGCGCTTTAATAGTTCTTTGTTTAACGTTCATATTTAAAATTACAGGCTAAGGCTATTCGCTCGCCTTGCCTTTACGTAGTTCTTCAATCAATTTTTCAAGCTCGTAAACCTTACGGTCAAGCTCCGGCAGCTTTCGCAGCTTAGCGTGGGCACGAAGGTAGTCTTTATATGGCATATATGGTGTACCGCCCCATACCTTACCCTCTTCTGTGATAGAGCCGTTTACGCCTGTCTGGGCCGAAAACTGAGACCCGTTGGCTATGTTTAGATGCCCTGCAAAACCTACCTGGCCGCCTATAACAACTCTTTCGCCAATTTTAGTACTGCCCGATATGCCGGATTGCGCTGCAATTACGGTATTTGCGCCAATTTCAACATTGTGCGCTATCTGGATCAGGTTGTCAATTTTAGCACCTTTGCGTACTATGGTTGAGCCCATGGTTGCCCTATCTATAGTGGTGTTTGAACCCACTTCAACATCATCCTCCAAAATTACATTACCAATCTGTGCAATTTTGGTATATGTACCATCCGGATTAGGTGCAAAGCCAAAGCCATCGCTGCCAATTACCGCGCCCGAGTGTACAATCACATTGTTGCCGATTACACAGTCAAAATAAACTGTAGCGCCTGCAAACAGGGTTACATTATTGCCAAGGGTTACATTATCGCCAACATTAACGTTAGGATAGATCTTGCAATTATCGCCGATGGTTGCATTTTGGCCGATATAAGCAAAAGCGCCAACATATGCCCCCGCCCCAACCTGCGCGGTTGGATGGATAAAGCTTGGCTGCTCAATACCTTTTTTATCAAGCCTGAAGGTGTTATACTTTTCAAGCAGAATGGTGAATGAGCTGTACGCGTTCTCAACCCTGATAAGCGTAGCCTTTACCGGGCCTGTTAATTGCTGATCGTTATTAACAATAACAATGGAGGCATTGGTAGTGTACAAAAATTGCTCATACTTAGGGTTGGCCAAAAAAGAAAGACTGCCTAGGCTGGCGTCCTCTATCTTGGCAAGCTGGCTAACAGTTGCCGAAGAATCGCCTTCAACAGTTCCGTTGAGCAGTAAACTTATATCATGAGCGGTAAATTGCATCGGGCAAATTTAAATGTTAAAATTGAAGCAACAAATTATTAATGAGTTATGAACACGCGTTAAAAAGTTTTGACTGTCAATGCGTTTTATTTTTCATTATATCTTCATCTGTGAAGTCTCAGGCCACAAGTCGTAAGGTCTAAATCTCGTCGTTTATTTTTGACCTAAGACTTTTAACTTCCGACTATGAACTAACTGTTAAGCAACTCCTTATTATAGCAAAGAATATATTTTTTCACTGTTTTAGCTAAAGCAACCAGGTTTGAGTTATCGCTGGCTTCGGCAATATCCTTTACCTGGCCATTTTTCATTAATATGCAAATGTTGCCATCGTTCTGGTTGTAAGCATTATTACGGATGGATGTGGTGAACACAAAGTACGCCGCGGCATCCTCATAACTTATACCATATTTTTGCACCGCTTTTTGGCGAAGCTGTTCAACAAAGGCTTCGTCCGGGCAATCATTAGTGATTTCAACCCTGAAGAGATTACGCTGTACCAGGTTTTTGCAGAGCTGGGAAAGTACCAGGTCCGGATGATAGGCCCACACTTTTACCGAGGCCATAATATCGGTATCATCCAAACAGGCAAAAGTTTCCAGGTGGCGATCTTCATTCATGAAAGCATCGAGGCTGATGCGGTTCTTTAAAAAATGCATCAACGCCGGTGTCGCGAACAGGTTTTCGCCCTGCGATATCAGCTCCCGGCCACGCCTGAAAATTTTTGTGAGTACCTCCTCTCCTGCTATTACTGTTTTATGCAGATAAACCTGCCAGTACATCAGCCTGCGGGCAATCAGAAATTTTTCTATCGAATAAATGCCTTTTTCATCAACCACCACGTGGTCGTTTTTAACATTAAGCATTTTGATGATACGCTCGGAGCTGATCACACCTTCGGATACCCCGGTAAAGAAACTATCGCGGTTAAGGTAATCCAACCTGTCCATATCCAGCTGGCTGGATACCAATTGGTGCAAAAATTTACGCGGATAGGTATCATTAAAAATATCAATAGCCATGGTGAGCTTACCTTCAAACCTCGCGTTAAGCTTATTCATCAGCATTGATGAAATATCCTCATGGGCTATGCCATCAATTATGGTATTTTCCAAAGCGTGCGAAAATGGGCCGTGACCTATATCATGCAGCAGTATGGCAATCGTTACGGCTTCTTCCTCTTCGGCCGAGATCTGGTGGCCTTTGCTTCTTAATGTTTCGAGTGCCGTATCCATCAGGTACATTGCCCCTAATGCATGATGGAAACGGGTATGCAGCGCGCCGGGATAAACCAGGTGGGTCATGCCCAATTGTTTGATATAACGTAACCGCTGAAAGTATGGATGGGATATAAGG includes:
- a CDS encoding bifunctional UDP-3-O-[3-hydroxymyristoyl] N-acetylglucosamine deacetylase/3-hydroxyacyl-ACP dehydratase gives rise to the protein MNVKQRTIKAPVSVSGTGLHTGQSVTMTFNPAPENHGYKFRRVDIPGAPIIDADVDNVSDTSRGTSISQNGATVNTVEHVLAALVGLEVDNVLIDLDGPETPIMDGSSIQFVDVITETGLVEQDADREYYHIPYNIHYSETDRKVEMVAMPLDDYRFTCMVDYNSQVLGSQHASISTISEFKKEIASCRTFCFLHELEMLLKHDLIKGGDLNNAIVVVDKDVDEEELNHLAKLFNRKDISVAPQGILNNIELRHQNEPARHKLLDMIGDLALVGVPLKGHIMAARPGHAANVAFAKKIKALIKKEKSRKQVKTYDLNAKPLFDTVDIMGMLPHRQPFLMIDKILELTKNHVVGCKNVTINEEFFKGHFPGAPIFPGVLQIEGMVQTGGILVLNTVPDPQNYLTLFLKIENARFKSKVVPGDTIIYICDLTAPIRRGIATMKGVGMVGDRVVVEAELMAQIVKVKETEA
- a CDS encoding HD domain-containing protein; this translates as MNKKKIINDPVYGFISIPTELIFDLISHPYFQRLRYIKQLGMTHLVYPGALHTRFHHALGAMYLMDTALETLRSKGHQISAEEEEAVTIAILLHDIGHGPFSHALENTIIDGIAHEDISSMLMNKLNARFEGKLTMAIDIFNDTYPRKFLHQLVSSQLDMDRLDYLNRDSFFTGVSEGVISSERIIKMLNVKNDHVVVDEKGIYSIEKFLIARRLMYWQVYLHKTVIAGEEVLTKIFRRGRELISQGENLFATPALMHFLKNRISLDAFMNEDRHLETFACLDDTDIMASVKVWAYHPDLVLSQLCKNLVQRNLFRVEITNDCPDEAFVEQLRQKAVQKYGISYEDAAAYFVFTTSIRNNAYNQNDGNICILMKNGQVKDIAEASDNSNLVALAKTVKKYILCYNKELLNS
- the lpxD gene encoding UDP-3-O-(3-hydroxymyristoyl)glucosamine N-acyltransferase, which gives rise to MQFTAHDISLLLNGTVEGDSSATVSQLAKIEDASLGSLSFLANPKYEQFLYTTNASIVIVNNDQQLTGPVKATLIRVENAYSSFTILLEKYNTFRLDKKGIEQPSFIHPTAQVGAGAYVGAFAYIGQNATIGDNCKIYPNVNVGDNVTLGNNVTLFAGATVYFDCVIGNNVIVHSGAVIGSDGFGFAPNPDGTYTKIAQIGNVILEDDVEVGSNTTIDRATMGSTIVRKGAKIDNLIQIAHNVEIGANTVIAAQSGISGSTKIGERVVIGGQVGFAGHLNIANGSQFSAQTGVNGSITEEGKVWGGTPYMPYKDYLRAHAKLRKLPELDRKVYELEKLIEELRKGKASE